Genomic segment of Hirundo rustica isolate bHirRus1 chromosome 6, bHirRus1.pri.v3, whole genome shotgun sequence:
taaaaaccaccctgaaagcactgggtggcggatcattcaaaaactgggagcagcatctagcaaaggccacctggttagttaacacccgaggttccaccaacagagcaggccctgcccagtctgagtccctacatacagtagatggagagaaagtcctagtagtacatgtaagaggtttgttagggaagacagtttggatcaattctgcttcaagtacagaggatcccatccgtgggattgtctttgctcagggaccaggctgcacatggtgggtgatgcagaaagatggaaccacacgatgtgtaccccagggagatttgattgttgggtgagaactgtgtgtaattatcgctgtgtgctgaatggtactgccactgtatgtagctgtatattgcatattttttttatataaatgtatgtgtgtataGAGCTGGAGTATATACTACTTTTAGTAAATTGAcaatatggggataaggggtggaatgtcctagggtaactttatgatgcttgtatccccaatcgtctgttctgtttgtgctgtatattgagtcctgtgcctttaagactggttctaagagcaaggagaagcacggagtttgttttgagaaaactgcctgactcctccacgtTCTTCTGCAGAAGGGGTGtttggcagaggcttggagagactgcaggacagattttttttttttgcttttagttagttttagccagctagggcagagaagttccctggactggttttttttttttttcctttttcttggaactgtttaaacctgctctggactgaaaacccaggggagcactgggggctgtacctgcagcccaccggggcctggaccttggcattttccagcagcgccagagggactgggactgagaagagtctgagagagagccgagctacacccatggcaaggactttctcaatttgccatctcacttcaggagagggtttattgtttcatattattcagtctttatacttgtatgcacttcatttgtttagtaaaatagttttttccacttttctccaaagaggtttttttaccggaccggttggagggaggggtcacttgggtttgcttccttagagggatcctatacaagggtttttctcccaaatttgtcccaaaccaggacatggTGAGACCTTCTAGCAGTAGCACCTAcgagcagcagcttttcttctagtcagagaagaggaggaagtgagAATGTGCTGGAAAACAACATGGTGGCACCAAGGTCAACGgacaaaagagggaagaagtgctcagcacagctgagattcctctgcaaaCTGTAGTGAGGACTGTGATGAAACAAGTTGTGGCCCTGTCACTTTGCATTAAGTCCacagaggatgcagagatccactcacagccCGTGGGGAAAGCACTCATGGGGGGCTGAGAGGGGGTGGAAGCCAGAGAGCGCTttgatccagtgggagacctgaataggaagagagagagggcaCCTGCTTCTAGAGATAAAGAGAGCCCTTGCCTCTAAACTAGAGCAACCAAGCCCTAAAAAACTGCACCCTGTGCATGAGGAACCTGTGACACAACAGCTCTGGAAAGGCTCTTGGCCTGCAGGAGGGACCCTACAGCataccagaggaaaaaaaaaaaaaaaaaaaaaaaacctcctctccctgagcaaacagaagaaaaattcaaataatgagctgaccaaaacccccatgcCCTGTCTTCCTGCACTGTCGGTAGGAAagaggaaggggctgggagggaaaaaaatacaaggtgttttaaaggcttAATTTACTTCACACTATCATTCCCTGActctgttaataataaattaaccTTACATCTTTAAATTTGAACCTGTTTTGACCGTAGAGTGTTTTTCTCCCAGTTATTAACTCATGAACacctcattaattttttttcccccctctcctttgCCCAACTAGAGCAGCAGAGAGCGAGTGAACAACTTTCATGGGTGCCTGCGTTTGGCCAATTGCCCACAGTGATTAAGATACAGCACCAGTCACAGCCTAAGGCTGCAccatcctccagagccacagcccgtgagctgggaaccccctgtcccagccaagcactggagaGCCTCTCCCATAACCGGGACTTCCCATGGGCGCGTCCACCCGCCGGCAAAGAGActtacagctctgctgggacagggcccagctcGGACAATTGGGTGCCAGCAACAGCCTGACACAACGTCCAGTACGGCAACAGCCGGGCTCGGCTTCCTCGTGGATTGGGCCCCAAGCCTGGCCGGGGCTCGGGGAAaaacccaggagctgccagcaaggCAAGAGGTCTGATTTTGTGGCTTTGTCCAGCTTCTCAGGCACAGAAAGGTCAATCCCTGTTTTGTCAGTGAGCAGATACCTAGGCCCTAACGCTAATGATCCTGTGGACTTTGTTAATGAACACGTACAAACACAGCATTAGGCTGGAAGGTTCCATCAAGAGCTCAGCTTTGGCTCAAAGGTGAGGGCTGTTTGTTCAGCCCTCAGCACTTCAGCAGCCCTGAGCCATCTCTTAAGCAGAACCAGGACAGAAGAGCACAACCATTCCTGACTTCCAGAGCCGGCCCTGTTGCCTTGGCACTCCCCTTTAGTCCTTGTCTTGAAGGTCGGCACCATCCAAGAAACACAAATCCAGGCTCCTCCTACTCCTTGAAGGAGGTCCAAAAGGGCACTAAGCTGTCTCAACACAAGAGCAAGACCAGGATGCTCTTCCTTGGGAAAAACTCAAGCTACTAAAATGCCAGGAACACCAGACACTGACGGTCCGCTGAAGGATAGCGATCCAGCTCTACTGACAAGTGGCGGTTGGAGAGAGGAATCTACAAGGCCTTGAGAAGTCCAAACCCAGCCCCAGATGTTTTCCTGCTTGTATCATTCAGCTCTGCACTTACCTTGCAGAGTCTTCTGCCAACTGGTTCCAGATGCTCTGCTGCTATCAAAAATACTCACATCACCTCATTTCTAGGCTCCAAGAAGTCTCATCCCATCCTCTTTGTTCAGATGTTCCACATGAGGGTTTCATGGAAAAAGAGGTCTTTTCCTATCCAGATCCTTTCTTAAGCTGTAAGAAGCCCATGATCTCACAGGTACTCACAGAAACTCTCCCAACAccatttgctgcttctctctctctgccaggGTCTCAAGAAATTCTGTGTCAGTTCTCATCCAGCATTTGCCAAGGACCTGGAGAGAGAAAGGCACAATCATTACTATTAATTATGGCCACAGGCTTTGGGCTCAGGGGTGGGTTCAGCCTTCTGGAAGAAGCAGACACTCCTCACCCCGCTGGAGCCAATTCCTCCATTCCCTGGTCGGCTCTCGCAAGCCCTTCAAGCCACTCTGCAACactcagcactgccacagaGCTACAACAGAGCAGCAGTTTATCCACAGGTAACTTCTCCTAGCACACGTTTCTGTTGTGTTTCCAAAGCAATCCTAGGGCTTATTTTACACCCCCAGAAGCACGTGCCCGCATCCACAACGATACTGGATTTTCACAGTGTGCCAATAGGAACACAAACAGATTTAATGCACTATTCTTCAGACAACAGCTCACCCACTTAACCACTGTGCACTTGGACTGCTTCTTGTCTTCTTGTGGGAGGGTCAACAGAGGTGCACTAGCTTTAGACACGGAGCACGAAAACAGAAACCAACTCACCTCcaccaaatgaaataaaacatgagcATAAGCCACATGAAATGATACCGCATCATAGAAAACACTGATTTGCTTAGGACATAGTGCCCAAGAACTCAAGCATCCAATTAAAACTagaaaacacattcaaaatGGGCCAAAGTAGCAAACATTAGACCAACCTTTCAACACAAGTGTGAGTCTGCAAAATGGTTTCTCCAAGTCTCCTTGTGTCATCCCAAGCGCCTCTCCAACTTTAGGGGTCACTGCACTCACTCCAGGGCACTTGGAgtaaagagataaaataaacacagcctTGTTGTTTTACACATGGTGGTTCCATCCCCGGCAAGGTCAGAGCTACTTCGGTTCTTGTTTACAAATCTCTTTGGGGTGGCTTAGAGTGAAAGACTGGAAGAACCCTGTTTGCAAACACGTACACAGATAGACCTACAGGCTTCATTTCAAACCATTTGGCTGCAATGAAAAGCACCTATGCAGCCAACGGGTTCTTACTatctgctgtcacacagcaaTACAAAAGGATGAAATTACTACTTAAGGAAACacataagggaaaagaaactttcACAGCTGGGCCAGGTGTGTCAGGGAGGGCTGTTAGCAGGAGAagaggctccagctcctggcaggatttGCCTCTCATCCCCTCAAaggcccagctgcagcctctAGGCAGTGAGAGTTCACCCCCTGTCTCATGCAGATCGGCCATTCCACTCACaaacctcctcctcccaggaatGCCCACGTGGCCAGGCCCTCCACAAGCGCAGTCAATGCTCATCAAGGGTCCAGTGGCTCCCAGCAGTTGGGCCAAAGCCTTGCAGCACCTGGAACACCCTGGAAGAGAAACACGGGAGCTTGTGGAACCAAGGAACggaggagctgccctgtcccagctctgcctccacagccagcagcagggcagaggctgccctCAACCCCCGCCAGGGCTTCCCCTGCAAAGGGCAAACACCTGCACGCAGCTGGGGACAGACGTGGCACAGCCTGAACACGCTCAAGGAGTGCCTCCAGAGGGGACAAAGGGACAACCCCAAACAAGACTCACAAACAGGGGCTCACAGAAACTCTCCAACaccatttgctgctgctctcgCTGCCAGGGCCCCGAGAACTTCTGGGTCCCCCTCTTTGACACATGCGTGTCGGTGACGTGGAGAAGACAAGGTTATGTTCACTttctgagcaggagctgaaaccaacagagaagcacaaaatgagacaaaaatcctcttcccccaccctctaGAGTCCCAAGTCAGGAGAATCAACAGAACTCAATAGCTCTGTAGGAGGGCAAAAATCCAAGTAGACTTTCAGCTCAAGTAGAGGAATAAGCTACTTCTTCCCACTCCTGGGGAAAAACTATGGAAACAGGAGAGCCAGCACACATCAGCTCGGTCTGCACAGCAGGTTTTCTTCCAATGCCCCTGGCAGACAGAAGAGACgggccctgcccatccccacagcACACTGCTCTCATTACAGTACATCCCATGATCCACACCCACCCAGCCCTTCCACATCCAGAACGCAGCACCATTCCCAACGGGCTGCCTCACACACAACACAACAGGTTTTTCCAACCCCTGTCACACCTGAACACCTTGGGGTCCTCAGGTACTGCAGGACTTGGAGCAGAATCAAGCTCAGCAGTATAAGAAGGGTAACACTGCTTAATTCTCTTGCCAATTCCTGTAAGAAGCTAATTTTCAACTGTTTATTGCGTGAAAGCAAAGTTAAGTAAAccagctctggggaaaaaaacccaacagcagctATCACAAACTCCATTGGGAATCTCCTTCAGGCTGAGCCTAAAGcacctgtgtccccagggatggaaaagaaaaacccaaataaatgaGTCCCGCCTCCAACAGTGCAGGAAGACAAAGACAGGAGAGCACAGACGCAAACAGCTGTGGGAAAACTCCTCCAAGTCGCCACGTTCCAGTCCTGCTTTCCTACAAGATTCAAAAAGAAGCACTGTTTTCATCTAAAACTCACAGGATCAAATTCCCGAAAATATTCcatgcagcacagctcccaggatGTGTACTGGATAGTAGAAGTGTTTGGCCAGGGGCAGCACCAAAGACACAGACACCAGCTTCAGGAATCCAGCCTCATCCACCagagctcaaagcagcaaagaactcCAAACAACAAAGCCCTGCAATGCCCCTCACCACTGCTACCAAAGAGAGCAGCACCACAGGGACTGAGACGCAGCACCAGGGACCCTGAGACTTCAccatcctccagagccacagcccgcgagctgggaaccccctgtcccagccaagcactggagaGCCTCTCCCATAACCGGGACTTCCCACGGGCGCGTCCACCCGCCGGCAAAGAGGCTTCCaactgtgctgggacagggcccagctcGGACAATCAGGTGCCAGCAACAGGCTGACACAACGTCCAGTGCGGCAACAGCCGGGCTCGGCTTCCTCGTGGATTGGGCCccaagcctggccagggcttcaGGAGCAATCCAGGAGTTCCCTTGTCCCTGCACCTCCCCACAAGGCCTTGGGCAGCTTCTCAATAGAGAAAGGTCAATCCCTGTTTTGTTAATGAGCAGATAACCCAGATCCTAGCACTAACCATCCTGTGGCTTTCATCAAGAAGTGGAGATAAATAGAACATTTTGTGGAAGGTTCCATCAACAGCTCAGCTTTGGCTCAGGCCTTTGTACATTGGTGACCAGTACACACCCACAGGCACTCAAGTGCTTCTTTACATCTCCACAAGCACGGCCCAAGCCTCCCACACacaggaacatttaaaactttcCTAGTGTACCAATAGAGACATCAACaggtttaatttgattttattcttcAGTCAACAACTAATCCAATTAACTACAGGGCACTTGGACTGCTTCGTGTGGAAGGGTCAAAGGAGCTCCCGTGCATCCTTAAGtacaaagcacaaaaacaacaaccagtTTTGATAcacaaaaggaagcagaaaaaaaccagaagacgTGATCCCACAGACTAGAAGGTATTGGCTTGCCTCTGGGTGTAAGGCCCCAGAAGTCCATCCTGCATTCAAAACAGGGAACTCAGCCCAGGTGGACAAAAGCACCAAGTATTAGACaaacctttcagcagaagtgtcATTCTGGGAAAATGGTGGCTCCAAGTCTCTTCGCCTCATCCCAAGCCTCTCTTCAACCTCAGGGATCACTGCACTCACTCCAGGGTActtggcagggaaaaaagagcaaGCGGAGACTTTGGGGCTTCCCCAGGatcttttcccctttgcctgccTCATCAGACAGCGCCCAGTGGCTGGGAAATGCTCTCTGGGAACCCGGGGCAGGCCACAGCCTCTGAGTGTGGCACAGATCCCCCTGcaaggggaaggaaggattgTTACCTGTCCCCAGGATCCCCACGGCCACACGCCAACCACAACCGCAGCATTTGCCAGCcgaggcaggcaggacacagccacaaCCAAGATCTCTCCCTCAAGCACAGCACGGATCAACTGCCCAGGAAAGGAAGGGCTGCTTGAAAGGGCAGGACAGCTCCGCCCTGggacagaggcagaggaggaaccCGGCAGGCCATTACACCCCTGAGCACCGCCAGACAAGCGCTCCAGGCTGCAATGCTGCCCATCACATCCCTGAAAACCACCCGTCATACACAccagaagagctgcagcagagatccAAGCGTGCCCCGCAACTGCCAGAGACAAGAACAGCTTCAGGCCACTGCTTCCctgagaagaaagtgaaaacatCAACATCAGCTTGTTATCTTTGAGGGGACTTGAGCTACAAAGGGGCACACCTTGGAAGCTTTCATTCCCATCCAAGCTGAAAAACTGCCCAGAAAAATCACCTCAACCAAAGCTGTGATTGGAGGGAAATGAACTGATTGCTTCCAGCCTGTTGATACAATTTTGTGCAGTTTGTACTGCCTAGACTACCTCTAAAATTATACCAAATGCATCCCATTCCTCTGTTTACATGATGTCATTGTTAGAAGAAACTATTTAACTACTTTTGAGGCTCGTCCCTAGTTCAGTTgacattttcctttgcagagcTTTTCAAAGAAGCCTCTGCTTCGCCTCTCACAGGCGCTTAAGCGTTGTGACCACGATCTCACATTCTTCCCTGTGGATTTCAGAAGAGCGCTGAATTTCAAGAATAGGACAATCAATTGAAAACTCTGAGAAACAGACAGACGAGAAAAAGGCTGTGCTTGGTGGGGAAATACTTGATTCCTCTAGAtcagcaacagcagagctgacGTTGCAGTGCAATAGCCATAAATACATTTACTTACACGAGGAAAGGCCACAGAGTTCCCACAGATTTCTGACTTACCCAAGGTGCTCCACAGCCAGAAGGGCACAATCACCAGCAATCGGCGTGTCCACTAGAGCTGCCAACCTTATTCAGGTCGGGAACTTTGGCTCAGAAATCCCTTCATCAGCTCACAAATTCCTGGAGGCTCATTCAAGTCTCAGTGGAATACGATTCATTACACTGCACAGACAAGGACCTCACACCTGTTGGGAACAGCCCAGCAGCTACACAGCCCTCTAAATGCTCTGAGGGAAACAAACAGAAGTCTGCCAGTTGCAGCAAGTGCTGTTTACTTCATGACAGGAGGCAGCTCTACATCAGAGCTAGCACAATACCCCCTCAAactccagcatctcccagagTTCTGGTCCCATGACCAAGAAATCCTGAGCTAGATGGAAACCTGGACTTTCCTACTGCACTGGTACCAAACATCAGGAGGGGGGAATATCCCAGATCATGTCTCCCCAGCCCATCTTCAGGCTTCTCTCCAAGCCCAAGGGTTCCCAGGGCAGAACAGAAGCAGCACCCAGCCTACAGCTCCTCAATCCTGAGAGGAGAACACCTCCATGGGACTTCCAGGAGTACATCAGGGCTGGGAGGAAGCTTACCAAAGGGAATACCAGGCCTAAAACCTTAAATCCTTGCAGGTTTGTTTGGccagggggcaggggcagcagcaaagaCACAGACACCAGCTTCAGGAATCCAGCCTCATCCACCagagctcaaagcagcaaagaactcCAAACAACAAAGCCCTGCAATGCCCCTCACCACTGCTACCAAagacagcagcaccacagggacTGAGACGCAGCACCAGGGACCCTGAGACTTCAccatcctccagagccacagcccgtgagctgggaaccccctgtcccagccaagcactggagaGCCTCTCCCATAACCGGGACTTCCCACGGGCGCGTCCACCCGCCGGCAAAGAGActtacagctctgctgggacagggcccagctcGGACAATTGGGTGCCAGCAACAGGCTGACACAACGTCCAGTGCGGCAACAGCTGGGCTCGGCTTCCTCGTGGATTGGGCCccaagcctggccagggcttcaGGAGCAATCCAGGAGTTCCCTTGGACTGTAGATTCCCCAACAAGACCACAGGTCTGATTCCATGGTCCTGTCCAACTTCTCAGGTACAGAAAGGACAATACTTTTCCAACTCcatttgctgcttctccctctctgtCAGGGTCCCAACaagctctgcctcagctcttGTCCTGCCCTTACAACTGACctcaagagaaagagaaaaacaaaaaacccacaacaattATTACTGCTCACTCTGGCCAGACTTTACATTCACTACTGGGTTCAGCCttctggaaagagaagcaaagctcAACCTCCAGCTGATCTGTCCATTCCCTGGTCTGCTCTCACAAGCCCTTCAAGCACTCTGCCAAACCCGCAGAGCCACAAGAGAGCAGTCCTTAGCCACAGTCACTTCTCCTAATACACACTTCCCATTACATATCCAGAGCAATCCAAGCATTGATTTACATTCCAAGATCCCACGCACACATGCACACCAAATTCCCACAGTGCACCAAGAACCTACAGGGCACTTTGGATGTATCCTTAAGCACaaagcacaagaagaaaaacccaatcTCGCTCCgggaaaacaaacaatgaaaactgcaggaaattCTTCCACAGAACACAAGACACGTACCTTTAACCCAGGCAGGCAATTAACTGCAGGAGGGGACCACCTGGCAGAAGAATGCTGACCAgccaaacacagagcacagaaccaGGGGCTGTCTGAGTGCCTTGAGGCAAGCATGCTGGACTGAAggtaaagcagcaggaggaattaACTCTGCACAAATACTTGGTGAGAAATTCTAAGTCAGAGCTacaatttaacaggaaaattaCAAGAAAGACAATAGCACAGAAACACTGGCTTAAACCAGACTATGACCTGACATGCTCTTGCTCAGAGTGGTGCTTTACTCTATCATTCACCCCACTGTGGGACCACATCACAGTGCTGAATCACCCTTCCCTGCAAGCTTTTCAGTCTGTACCTTCCATCCCTCAGGACGAGCCTGAAttaacaaaaacaccccaatgCACCCTGCCCCAAGCACAGATACAGCAACACCACCtgggaaagagaacaaaacttCACAGTCCCACCCCAAACACGAACCCTGGCCAGAACCACAGACACAGCAAAAATTCACAGCTTAGAGGAATTAGGGAAGGAAAGGCTCTGTCTCCCATTCCTTACCCAACAGGCTCCAATTCCACACTGCAAATATGAGTCAGGCCTTTAACTGCAGAAGCCTGCAGAGCCGACATAATTCTGGTCTATAAAGGACCTTCCCAAAGCAATTATCTggcccagcagagagcaaaacccTCTGCACTCTACCAGAGCCACAGGAAACCCAATCCAAGGGTAGAAGCTGATGCAGAAGATACAAAAAGCACCACTTCAGCCCTAAAATAACCAGGAAAAAGCCAAACTGCAGCAACTCTTGCCTCCTAACTCCTCATTAAGGAAGGGCTTGGAAACCTGAGGCCTACCCCGGGAGCAACAGCCCCCCAGCATTAACATAGCTTTAGCTGGGACCACCCAACATCGGCCCTGCACCGCACCACACCACACCCAAACATATTATCTTCAACACAGCTCAAACCACTGAGTTAAACCATGTACTTACCTCGTTAAACAGCCCAGGGAAGGAAACCACCACCACACACCAAAGGCACGGCCACAAACACCGTCGCCCACCCAGCCCTTAGAAACCCCCTCCCCGGCTCGTGATTGGCCGATGCGCAGAGGCGCTCGCAGCGCTGATTGGGCCGTGCGCCCagggcccccccccccccctccgccCCGCCCCCCCACAGGTGTGCGGCGTAACCGCCCCGGAGCTCCGGGAGCCTCCggtggagctgcagcaccgCCCGAccgccggcagggggcgctgccGCAGCGCCGTTTCCGTGCCGGCGAGCCGGGACAGCCCCGGTCCGCGCCGCTCCGGagccggggccgccgcgcccGTCCGGTTTAAACCAGAATGAGGGGACAGCACGGCATTAGATCAGGGACGCTGGGAGACTCACCAGAAATcgtt
This window contains:
- the LOC120754407 gene encoding uncharacterized protein LOC120754407 isoform X2; this translates as MGERGKRFLGSSGLKLFLSLAVAGHAWISAAALLVCMTGGFQGCDGQHCSLERLSGGAQGCNGLPGSSSASVPGRSCPALSSSPSFPGQLIRAVLEGEILVVAVSCLPRLANAAVVVGVWPWGSWGQYPGVSAVIPEVEERLGMRRRDLEPPFSQNDTSAESSCSESEHNLVFSTSPTRMCQRGGPRSSRGPGSESSSKWCWRVSVSPCLVFQVLQGFGPTAGSHWTLDEH
- the LOC120754407 gene encoding uncharacterized protein LOC120754407 isoform X3, which codes for MGERGKRFLGSSGLKLFLSLAVAGHAWISAAALLLIRAVLEGEILVVAVSCLPRLANAAVVVGVWPWGSWGQYPGVSAVIPEVEERLGMRRRDLEPPFSQNDTSAERKAGLERGDLEEFSHSCLRLCSPVFVFLHCWRRDSFIWVFLFHPWGHRCFRLSLKEIPNGVCDSCCWVFFPRAGLLNFAFTQ
- the LOC120754407 gene encoding uncharacterized protein LOC120754407 isoform X1, translated to MGERGKRFLGSSGLKLFLSLAVAGHAWISAAALLVCMTGGFQGCDGQHCSLERLSGGAQGCNGLPGSSSASVPGRSCPALSSSPSFPGQLIRAVLEGEILVVAVSCLPRLANAAVVVGVWPWGSWGQYPGVSAVIPEVEERLGMRRRDLEPPFSQNDTSAERKAGLERGDLEEFSHSCLRLCSPVFVFLHCWRRDSFIWVFLFHPWGHRCFRLSLKEIPNGVCDSCCWVFFPRAGLLNFAFTQ